The sequence TAGCCTGGCAAAGGGCGGTGATAGACTGTGCCAATCGTCACGCTGTCGAGACAACTTGGCGCCGGCGGCTCGGAAATCGCTGCCGGGGTGGCAAAGGCTCTTGGCCTGCGCATCATCGACGGCACGGCCATCGACGAGGCAGCTCGCAAGTGCGGAGTGCCAGAGCTGGCGCTCGATGAGCTCGGTTTCGAAGGTCGCCGCGGCCTGATTCAGCGCATCCTTGACGCGCTCAAAGCCTCTCCTGCCGTCCCCAGTCTGGTAGAGATGGAACGACGCGAGTCATTGCTGCCCATCTCCGCGTCACCGCCGCGCGGCGCCTTCACTCCGGCTTTGCCGCTGCTCAGCACGGCGATGGATGACTATGTGCGTATGATGGGCATCGTCATCCAGGACATGGCGCGGGAGAACAACGTACTGATCATCGGACGGGCCAGTCAAATGCTGCTCCGCGACAACCCGCAGGCTCTACACCTGCAAGTGGTCGCGCCGCTAGCCCGCCGCGTCGCCAAACTCATGGCTCAGAGCACTCTTGGCCAAAGAGAGGCCACCCAGCGCATCCTGGCCAGCGATGAGGCCCGCCGCGAGTTCCTGCGACGCTACTATGCAGTGAACTGGCTCGACCCGCAGCTCTATGACCTGGTCATCAACACGGGGCGGGTATCCATTGCTACCGCAGTGCAACTCGCCGTGATGACCCAGGTCCAGCGACTCGTGCCAGAGGCTTCCCCTACCGAAAGGAGACCTGACCTTGGCTCTTAGGATCTACAGTACTCTGTCCAGGCAGAAGGAGGATTTCGTTACCCTGGAGGCCGGCGTGGTCAAGATGTACGTCTGCGGACCGAACCTGTACGGTCCGGCTCACGTTGGCCATGCCATGTCCTACATCATCTTTGACACTATCCGCCGATACCTGCAGTACCGTGGGTACCGGGTCAAGTACGTGCAGAACTTTACCGACATCGAGGACCGCATCATTGAGATGGCTCGTTCGCTCAATACCACCGTCCAGGAACTTGCGGAAAAGTACATCGCGCGCTTTTACGCCGAGATGGACGCACTCAACGTCCTGCGTGCCGACTATAACCCCAGGGCAACAGGGGTCATCCCCAAGATCATCGAAATCGTTGCTGGCCTCGTGGAAAAGGGCTATGCCTACCCGGTTGACGGCGATGTCTATTTCCGTGTGACGCGCATGCCCGATTACGGCAAGCTTTCACACCGTGCGCTGGATGGCATGGAGGCCGGTGCCCGCATTGAGGTAGACGAACGTAAAGAACACCCGATGGACTTTGCCCTGTGGAAGGCCTCCAAGCCGGGTGAACCAGCCTGGGACAGCCCCTGGGGCAAGGGCCGCCCCGGCTGGCATATCGAGTGCTCCGCTATGTCGATGCAGTACCTCGGCGAGCAGCTCGACATCCATGGCGGCGGTCACGACGTGATCTTTCCTCACCACGAGAACGAGATCGCCCAGTCTGAAGCCTTCACCGGCAAGGTACCCTTCGTCCGGTACTGGGTGCACAATGCCCTCTTGCGCTTGCACGAAGGCGAGGAAAAAATGACGCGCCACCTGGGCAATATCGTCAGCATCCAGGAGGCTCTGGACAGGTACAGCAGCGACGCGATCCGGCTGTTCATCCTCTCCTCTCACTATCGCAGTCCGCTGACGTGGAAGGATGAGAACATCCTGGCTGCCGAGCGCGGAGTCGAACGCATCAAGGTAGCACTCAAGGACTGGACCGGCCATCCGCAGCAGAGCCCCGGAGACGCCCTGTGTGAGGAGGCCGACCGGGCACGCGACGAGTTCATTGCCGGAATGGACGACGATTTCAACTCTCCGCGTGCCATTGCCCAGGTCTATGAGCTGGCCCGGCTGATCAATGCCGCTCGCGATGCCCAGGCGCCAGCCGAGTCAGTCGCCTACGCACAGGGCATCCTTCACGAGCTCACCGGGGTGCTGGGCCTGACGCTCAAGGGAAGGGCTGCACCCAGTGAGGTCGAGCCTTTCATTGCCTTGCTGGTCTTGACCAGAAACGAGCTGCGGGCGGCCAAGCAGTTTGCCCTTGCGGATCAGATTCGCAACCGCCTGGCTGGTCTTGGCGTGGTGCTCGAGGACAGTGCGGACGGCACCGCCTGGAAATACACCGGGTAGAGACTGGCATTCACCATGCTGCAGATACTCTACGGGCGCAATGCGGTTCTGGAGGCCCTGCGGGCCAATCGCCGCCGTTGCACCAACATCACCATCGCTGAAGGCGTACACGAGCGGGGTTCTGCCGAGGCAATTCTCGCCCTGGCGGCGGAGCGAGGAGTGCCGGTCAAGCGCGTTCCGCGTGGTCAGTTGGACGACCTCGGACCAATCAACCATCAAGGCGTTGCCGGGCAGTTCGAGTCCTATCCCTACGTCGATCTGTCAGAGATACTCGGCGTATCTCGCGACACGGGAGAACCCCCTTTCCTGCTGCTGCTTGACTCACTTCAAGACCCGCAGAATCTGGGCACTCTTCTGCGTACGGCCGAGGTCGTCGGCGTACACGGTGTGGTGATCCCGCGCCACCGTGCCGCTGAGATCACCCCTGCGGTGAGCAATGCCTCGGCGGGAGCTGTAGAGCACCTGCACATCGCCCAGGTCACCAACCTGGTCAGGGCAATGGAGGAGCTGAAGGAAGCGGGGGTCTGGATAGTCGGCGTGGAGAACCTACCCGAGGCAGAGGACTATCACGCCGCCAGGCTCAACATGCCACTGGCGCTGGTGATCGGCAGCGAAGGCCACGGTCTGGGTCATCTGGTGCGCGAGCGCTGCGACCTGTGGATCAAGTTGCCGATGAAGGGCAAGATTCAATCACTGAATGCCGCTGTCGCCGGATCGATTGTGCTCTACGAAGGATGGCGGCAGCGCCAGGGCGCGCGCTGAGGATACATTGCTGGCTCTGCGTTACACAGAGAACGGCTCCGGTAAGGATGTAGCCCGGAGCCGTTTTTGTATCAACGGGCAGCCTTCGCGCCTGACGGCCTACTTCTCGTAAGGCTTGCCTTCCGCAGCAGGCGGGGTAGTGCGGCCGATCAACCCGGCCAGAACCACCATCGTCACCAGGTAAGGCGCCATTCCCAGGAACTGGTAAGGCAGCTTCACGCCCAGGATTTGCAGCTTGATCTGCAAAGCGTCGGTAAAACCAAAGAGCAACGAACCCAGGAACGCCCCAATCGGGTTCCAGTTACCAAAGATCATGGCCGCCAGGGAGATGAAGCCTTTGCCGCCAGTCATCACGTCCTCAAAACTGCCCACGGTCTCTAGCGAGAACCACGCGCCGGCCAGACCAGCAATCATTCCCGCCAGGATCACGTTCACGTACTGCACCTTGTAGACGTTCACTCCGACCGTATCGGCTGCTCGCGGATGTTCGCCTACGGCGCGAGTCCTCAGCCCCCACGGTGTGTAGAAGAGCATCAAGTAGACCAGCGGTACCAGAATCAGCATGAGGTACACGATTGGCTGGCTGCGGAAGAGCAGCGTACCCAGCACCGGAATCTGCGACAGGAAGGGGATCTTGATAATGGGCAGCGTGCTGCCAACAAAGTACGCCTTGACCAGATAGGCCCGGCGTAGAAAACCTGATGCGCCTACTGCAAGGATATTGATGGCCGTGCCGCTGATGATCTGGTCGGTCTTGAAGCGGATGCACATCAGCGCATGAATCAATGCCATCAGTCCACCGACCAGGATCGCGACCAGCACACCGATCCAGATGTTCTTAAAGTACAAGTTGGCGCCAAAGCCAAAGGCCGCCGCGGCCAGCATCATGCCTTCGATGCCAATGTTCACGATGCCGGAACGCTCGCAGAGGATCCCGGCCAGCGCACCCAGGGCGATAGGCGTGCACATGCGCAGGCTCGAGGCCAGCATGCCCACGATATCGATGCTTCCACCCTGTGCCAGCGCCGTCAACGAGGCCAGGATGGCCAGCAGGATGCCCAACACTACCGCAACGACCGATATCTTGGGACGTCTGGGATAGATTACCAGCGCCACTCCGGCCAGGAATGCGATCATCCAGCCTATGGACTTGACTGTCGACCTGGTTAGCACAGCCTTCTCACCCAGCTTTTCAAAGCCCAGGGTCGACAACCTGTCGGCAGGGATCTTGGCTGAGAAGTAGAGCGCAAAGGCGAGTCCAACCACCAGCACGAGCAGTGCCAGGACCACCGGGCGGGATAGACGGAACTTGGGCTCTTTCATGACCATTCCTCCTATCTACCCCAGCCGCGGGTAAAGACAATGTCGCGAATCTGGTCTTTGCTGCGCTTGATACGGTACAGTCCGCGGATGATCTCGTCAGCAGCGATAAAGATAATCACCAGCCCTTGAACGATGTTGATCAAGTCGATGGAAATCCCCGCCCGAACCTGCATCAGCCCTGCTCCGTTGCGCAGGGCCGCCCACAAGAACGCTGCCGGGAAGATTCCCAAGGGATGGTTCTTGGCAATCAGAGCGATGGCAATGCTGTCAAAGCCGTATCCGGAGATAAAGGCCGCGGGAAGGGTGCGATTTGTTCCCAGCACCTCTCCCGTACCAGCCAGACCGGCCAACGCCCCGCTCAGCACCATGGCCAGGACAAAGTTGCGCGTCACACTGATGCCTGCGTAGTGGGCGGCATCGGGGTTGGCGCCAACGGTGCGGATCTCAAAGCCGACCGTGGTTTTCCACAGCAGCCAGTAAACCACAAAGACAGCAGCAATCGCGATGAGCAAGCCTGCATGCACACGATGATCCGTCAGCAAACGCGGCAGGGTCGCCGTAGGGAGGATGTAGGGTGTACGGGGGATAGTCGACGTTCTATCTCTGAAGGGGTTCTTGACCACATAGTCCACGACCTTGACCGCGATATAGTTGAGCATGATCGCGTTGGTCACCTCGTGGGCGCCCAGCTTGGCCTTCAGGATGCCAGGAATGGCTCCCCACACCGCACCACCCAGTGCGCCGGCCAGCACTGCCAGAGGCAGATGCACCACCGCAGGAAGCCCTTTCACCGAGAAACCGACATAGACCGCGAACAGTGCTCCCATGTAGAACTGGCCTTCGGCACCGATGTTGAACAGGCCGCAACGCGATGCCAGGGCCACCGCCAGTCCGGCCAGAGTGTAGGGTGTGGCAATAACCAGCGTCTCGGTAAAGTTGGTTACTCCGAACAGAGCGCCCTCGATCAACCCGCGATAGGCTTTCACTACGCTGGCCTTGGTGGCCCAGATGACAATAGCACCAATGGCCAGCGCGGTTACCACTGCCAGGACCGGAATGAGTTTCTCAGGGAGGCTACTCAACCACGAGGCAAAAGCCCGAGGTTCCTTCTTGGCTTCAGCGGTCACTGTGCCGCCTCCTTCTTGATGCCAGCCATCAGCAGACCCAGTCGTTCGGGAGTCGCCTCCGCTGCCGGCAACGTATCGATGATTTGACCTTTGTAAAGTACGGCAATCCGGTCCGCCAGGGAGAGGATCTCATCCAGCTCCACCGAGATGAGGAGAATGGCCGCACCGGCGTCTCTTTGCTGAACCAGACGCTGATGGATGAACTCGGTCGATCCGACGTCGAGACCGCGCGTCGGCTGAGCGGCGACAACCAGCTTGCTCTGGCGTGAGAACTCGCGGGCAACGATCACCTTCTGCTGGTTGCCGCCGGAGAGATTGCCTGCCTGGGTGTATTCGCTCGGGGTCCTGATATCGTACTCGACTACCAATTTCCGCCCGTTCGCGTCGATTGCCTTGTTGTCCAGTAGGAATGCGTTTCTACAGAAGGGCTTGCGGTAATAGGTGCTCAGCACCAGGTTATCGACCAGAGGGTAGCTGAGCACAAGGCCGTGCTTCTGCCTGTCCTCGGGGACGTGAGCAACGCCCCGTTCAATGATCTCACGAGGTGAATACCTGGTGGTATCCTGGTTGAGTATCTCGATCTTGCCACCGGTAGCCGTGCGCAGCCCAGTGATGGCCTCCACCAGCTCCGTCTGCCCGTTGCCCTGCACGCCGGCGACACCCAGTATCTCGCCAGCGCGCACTTCAAGGCAAAGGCCGTCCACGCACATAAAGTGCCTCTCGTCCATTACCTGCAGATTCTCCACCCTGA comes from Chloroflexi bacterium ADurb.Bin180 and encodes:
- a CDS encoding cytidylate kinase gives rise to the protein MPIVTLSRQLGAGGSEIAAGVAKALGLRIIDGTAIDEAARKCGVPELALDELGFEGRRGLIQRILDALKASPAVPSLVEMERRESLLPISASPPRGAFTPALPLLSTAMDDYVRMMGIVIQDMARENNVLIIGRASQMLLRDNPQALHLQVVAPLARRVAKLMAQSTLGQREATQRILASDEARREFLRRYYAVNWLDPQLYDLVINTGRVSIATAVQLAVMTQVQRLVPEASPTERRPDLGS
- a CDS encoding inner membrane ABC transporter permease protein YjfF, with amino-acid sequence MTAEAKKEPRAFASWLSSLPEKLIPVLAVVTALAIGAIVIWATKASVVKAYRGLIEGALFGVTNFTETLVIATPYTLAGLAVALASRCGLFNIGAEGQFYMGALFAVYVGFSVKGLPAVVHLPLAVLAGALGGAVWGAIPGILKAKLGAHEVTNAIMLNYIAVKVVDYVVKNPFRDRTSTIPRTPYILPTATLPRLLTDHRVHAGLLIAIAAVFVVYWLLWKTTVGFEIRTVGANPDAAHYAGISVTRNFVLAMVLSGALAGLAGTGEVLGTNRTLPAAFISGYGFDSIAIALIAKNHPLGIFPAAFLWAALRNGAGLMQVRAGISIDLINIVQGLVIIFIAADEIIRGLYRIKRSKDQIRDIVFTRGWGR
- the cysS gene encoding Cysteine--tRNA ligase codes for the protein MALRIYSTLSRQKEDFVTLEAGVVKMYVCGPNLYGPAHVGHAMSYIIFDTIRRYLQYRGYRVKYVQNFTDIEDRIIEMARSLNTTVQELAEKYIARFYAEMDALNVLRADYNPRATGVIPKIIEIVAGLVEKGYAYPVDGDVYFRVTRMPDYGKLSHRALDGMEAGARIEVDERKEHPMDFALWKASKPGEPAWDSPWGKGRPGWHIECSAMSMQYLGEQLDIHGGGHDVIFPHHENEIAQSEAFTGKVPFVRYWVHNALLRLHEGEEKMTRHLGNIVSIQEALDRYSSDAIRLFILSSHYRSPLTWKDENILAAERGVERIKVALKDWTGHPQQSPGDALCEEADRARDEFIAGMDDDFNSPRAIAQVYELARLINAARDAQAPAESVAYAQGILHELTGVLGLTLKGRAAPSEVEPFIALLVLTRNELRAAKQFALADQIRNRLAGLGVVLEDSADGTAWKYTG
- a CDS encoding putative TrmH family tRNA/rRNA methyltransferase is translated as MLQILYGRNAVLEALRANRRRCTNITIAEGVHERGSAEAILALAAERGVPVKRVPRGQLDDLGPINHQGVAGQFESYPYVDLSEILGVSRDTGEPPFLLLLDSLQDPQNLGTLLRTAEVVGVHGVVIPRHRAAEITPAVSNASAGAVEHLHIAQVTNLVRAMEELKEAGVWIVGVENLPEAEDYHAARLNMPLALVIGSEGHGLGHLVRERCDLWIKLPMKGKIQSLNAAVAGSIVLYEGWRQRQGAR
- a CDS encoding Branched-chain amino acid transport system / permease component, with the protein product MKEPKFRLSRPVVLALLVLVVGLAFALYFSAKIPADRLSTLGFEKLGEKAVLTRSTVKSIGWMIAFLAGVALVIYPRRPKISVVAVVLGILLAILASLTALAQGGSIDIVGMLASSLRMCTPIALGALAGILCERSGIVNIGIEGMMLAAAAFGFGANLYFKNIWIGVLVAILVGGLMALIHALMCIRFKTDQIISGTAINILAVGASGFLRRAYLVKAYFVGSTLPIIKIPFLSQIPVLGTLLFRSQPIVYLMLILVPLVYLMLFYTPWGLRTRAVGEHPRAADTVGVNVYKVQYVNVILAGMIAGLAGAWFSLETVGSFEDVMTGGKGFISLAAMIFGNWNPIGAFLGSLLFGFTDALQIKLQILGVKLPYQFLGMAPYLVTMVVLAGLIGRTTPPAAEGKPYEK